A single region of the Oxyura jamaicensis isolate SHBP4307 breed ruddy duck chromosome 6, BPBGC_Ojam_1.0, whole genome shotgun sequence genome encodes:
- the ENTPD1 gene encoding ectonucleoside triphosphate diphosphohydrolase 1 isoform X2, with protein MRPLFRAQPQRTKRRPPPRVGTGTPPVPPGSAGPSDPPGEPEAPVGRRLGVTGTKPKMSWTRKILLVLGFLSTLAAIALITVAVTQNQPLPKNTKYGIVLDAGSSHTNLYVYEWPAEKENDTGVVQQVEVCKVEGPGISGYSRDTENAGHSLVQCLRQAQGVIPSKQHQETPVYLGATAGMRLLSLENKNAADKVLSSVEKTLRSAPFNFQGARIISGQEEGAYGWITINYLLGNFKQSGWTKLLHSLKSVSETSGALDLGGASTQITFVPDESPSESPENLLYFRLYGKDYRVYTHSFLCYGKDQALQQKLARDLQSTESSSILDPCFHQGYQRTINISDLFKNPCTSVEKKPFPFSQLYVEGEGNYEKCRRSIQNLFNKTSCPYSSCSFNGIYLPPLQGDFGAFSAFYFVMNFLNLTNENPFALDKVASAVQSFCARPWHEVKQAYHHIKEKYLSEYCFSGAYILSLLENGYEFTKENWQRIHFLGKIGSSDAGWTLGYMLNLTNMIPAEEPAAPPLSHGSYVGLMVLCSLVLVSVLVLAWLLFHKPKCLQKGIV; from the exons TCACAGGTACCAAACCAAAGATGTCCTGGACAAGAAAGATTCTACTCGTCCTGGGATTCCTCTCTACTTTGGCTGCAATTGCTTTAATTACTGTAGCAGTGACCCAAAACCAGCCACTTCCGAAGAATACTAAG TATGGGATCGTGCTGGATGCAGGGTCATCCCACACTAACCTGTACGTGTACGAGTGGCCAGCCGAGAAGGAGAACGACACCGGGGTGGTGCAGCAGGTGGAGGTGTGTAAAGTCGAAG GCCCTGGGATCTCAGGTTACTCCCGTGACACGGAGAACGCAGGCCACTCTCTGGTGCAGTGTCTCCGACAAGCACAAGGTGTGATTCCCTCAAAGCAGCACCAGGAGACCCCCGTCTACCTCGGAGCAACTGCCGGCATGCGGCTCCTCAG CTTggagaataaaaatgcagctgacAAAGTCTTGTCATCAGTAGAGAAGACGCTACGGTCAGCTCCCTTCAACTTCCAGGGTGCCAGAATCATCAGTGGTCAGGAAGAAGGAGCCTATGGATGGATCACCATTAACTACCTGCTGGGTAATTTCAAGCAG tctggcTGGACAAAACTTCTACATTCCCTGAAATCCGTAAGTGAGACATCGGGAGCATTAGACCTTGGAGGAGCTTCAACACAGATTACTTTTGTACCAGATGAAAGCCCTTCTGAGTCCCCAGAGAACCTGCTGTATTTCCGCCTCTATGGCAAAGATTACCGAGTGTACACGCACAGCTTCCTCTGCTATGGGAAGGACCAGGCTCTGCAACAGAAACTGGCCAGGGATCTACAG agcacagagagcagcagcatccttgATCCATGCTTTCACCAAGGGTATCAGAGAACTATAAATATCAGTGACCTCTTCAAAAACCCTTGTACTTCAGTCGAGAAAAAGCCATTTCCTTTCAGCCAGCTGTACGTTGAAGGAGAGGGGAATTATGAAAAGTGTCGAAGAAGCATCCAGAATCTCTTTAACAAAACCAGCTGTCCTTACTCCAGCTGCTCCTTCAATGGGATATACCTACCTCCGTTGCAGGGGGACTTTGGG gctttttctgctttctactTTGTGATGAACTTTTTGAACCTGACAAACGAAAACCCCTTTGCCCTGGACAAAGTGGCCAGTGCTGTTCAGAGCTTCTGCGCCCGGCCTTGGCATGAG GTAAAGCAAGCATATCACCATATAAAAGAGAAGTACCTGAGTGAATATTGCTTCTCTGGGGCTTATATCCTCTCTCTGCTGGAAAATGGCTATGAATTCACTAAAGAGAACTGGCAAAGGATCCACTTCCTCGGAAAG ATTGGCAGCAGCGATGCAGGCTGGACCCTGGGCTACATGCTGAACCTGACCAACATGATCCCTGCGGAGGAGCCCGCTGCACCCCCTCTTTCCCATGGCAGCTACGTGGGGCTGATGGTGCTGTGCTCCCTCGTGCTGGTATCTGTGCTCGTGCTTGCCTGGCTTCTCTTCCACAAGCCCAAGTGCCTGCAGAAGGGGATTGTTTAG
- the ENTPD1 gene encoding ectonucleoside triphosphate diphosphohydrolase 1 isoform X3: MDEPKVTGTKPKMSWTRKILLVLGFLSTLAAIALITVAVTQNQPLPKNTKYGIVLDAGSSHTNLYVYEWPAEKENDTGVVQQVEVCKVEGPGISGYSRDTENAGHSLVQCLRQAQGVIPSKQHQETPVYLGATAGMRLLSLENKNAADKVLSSVEKTLRSAPFNFQGARIISGQEEGAYGWITINYLLGNFKQSGWTKLLHSLKSVSETSGALDLGGASTQITFVPDESPSESPENLLYFRLYGKDYRVYTHSFLCYGKDQALQQKLARDLQSTESSSILDPCFHQGYQRTINISDLFKNPCTSVEKKPFPFSQLYVEGEGNYEKCRRSIQNLFNKTSCPYSSCSFNGIYLPPLQGDFGAFSAFYFVMNFLNLTNENPFALDKVASAVQSFCARPWHEVKQAYHHIKEKYLSEYCFSGAYILSLLENGYEFTKENWQRIHFLGKIGSSDAGWTLGYMLNLTNMIPAEEPAAPPLSHGSYVGLMVLCSLVLVSVLVLAWLLFHKPKCLQKGIV; encoded by the exons TCACAGGTACCAAACCAAAGATGTCCTGGACAAGAAAGATTCTACTCGTCCTGGGATTCCTCTCTACTTTGGCTGCAATTGCTTTAATTACTGTAGCAGTGACCCAAAACCAGCCACTTCCGAAGAATACTAAG TATGGGATCGTGCTGGATGCAGGGTCATCCCACACTAACCTGTACGTGTACGAGTGGCCAGCCGAGAAGGAGAACGACACCGGGGTGGTGCAGCAGGTGGAGGTGTGTAAAGTCGAAG GCCCTGGGATCTCAGGTTACTCCCGTGACACGGAGAACGCAGGCCACTCTCTGGTGCAGTGTCTCCGACAAGCACAAGGTGTGATTCCCTCAAAGCAGCACCAGGAGACCCCCGTCTACCTCGGAGCAACTGCCGGCATGCGGCTCCTCAG CTTggagaataaaaatgcagctgacAAAGTCTTGTCATCAGTAGAGAAGACGCTACGGTCAGCTCCCTTCAACTTCCAGGGTGCCAGAATCATCAGTGGTCAGGAAGAAGGAGCCTATGGATGGATCACCATTAACTACCTGCTGGGTAATTTCAAGCAG tctggcTGGACAAAACTTCTACATTCCCTGAAATCCGTAAGTGAGACATCGGGAGCATTAGACCTTGGAGGAGCTTCAACACAGATTACTTTTGTACCAGATGAAAGCCCTTCTGAGTCCCCAGAGAACCTGCTGTATTTCCGCCTCTATGGCAAAGATTACCGAGTGTACACGCACAGCTTCCTCTGCTATGGGAAGGACCAGGCTCTGCAACAGAAACTGGCCAGGGATCTACAG agcacagagagcagcagcatccttgATCCATGCTTTCACCAAGGGTATCAGAGAACTATAAATATCAGTGACCTCTTCAAAAACCCTTGTACTTCAGTCGAGAAAAAGCCATTTCCTTTCAGCCAGCTGTACGTTGAAGGAGAGGGGAATTATGAAAAGTGTCGAAGAAGCATCCAGAATCTCTTTAACAAAACCAGCTGTCCTTACTCCAGCTGCTCCTTCAATGGGATATACCTACCTCCGTTGCAGGGGGACTTTGGG gctttttctgctttctactTTGTGATGAACTTTTTGAACCTGACAAACGAAAACCCCTTTGCCCTGGACAAAGTGGCCAGTGCTGTTCAGAGCTTCTGCGCCCGGCCTTGGCATGAG GTAAAGCAAGCATATCACCATATAAAAGAGAAGTACCTGAGTGAATATTGCTTCTCTGGGGCTTATATCCTCTCTCTGCTGGAAAATGGCTATGAATTCACTAAAGAGAACTGGCAAAGGATCCACTTCCTCGGAAAG ATTGGCAGCAGCGATGCAGGCTGGACCCTGGGCTACATGCTGAACCTGACCAACATGATCCCTGCGGAGGAGCCCGCTGCACCCCCTCTTTCCCATGGCAGCTACGTGGGGCTGATGGTGCTGTGCTCCCTCGTGCTGGTATCTGTGCTCGTGCTTGCCTGGCTTCTCTTCCACAAGCCCAAGTGCCTGCAGAAGGGGATTGTTTAG
- the ENTPD1 gene encoding ectonucleoside triphosphate diphosphohydrolase 1 isoform X4, translated as MSWTRKILLVLGFLSTLAAIALITVAVTQNQPLPKNTKYGIVLDAGSSHTNLYVYEWPAEKENDTGVVQQVEVCKVEGPGISGYSRDTENAGHSLVQCLRQAQGVIPSKQHQETPVYLGATAGMRLLSLENKNAADKVLSSVEKTLRSAPFNFQGARIISGQEEGAYGWITINYLLGNFKQSGWTKLLHSLKSVSETSGALDLGGASTQITFVPDESPSESPENLLYFRLYGKDYRVYTHSFLCYGKDQALQQKLARDLQSTESSSILDPCFHQGYQRTINISDLFKNPCTSVEKKPFPFSQLYVEGEGNYEKCRRSIQNLFNKTSCPYSSCSFNGIYLPPLQGDFGAFSAFYFVMNFLNLTNENPFALDKVASAVQSFCARPWHEVKQAYHHIKEKYLSEYCFSGAYILSLLENGYEFTKENWQRIHFLGKIGSSDAGWTLGYMLNLTNMIPAEEPAAPPLSHGSYVGLMVLCSLVLVSVLVLAWLLFHKPKCLQKGIV; from the exons ATGTCCTGGACAAGAAAGATTCTACTCGTCCTGGGATTCCTCTCTACTTTGGCTGCAATTGCTTTAATTACTGTAGCAGTGACCCAAAACCAGCCACTTCCGAAGAATACTAAG TATGGGATCGTGCTGGATGCAGGGTCATCCCACACTAACCTGTACGTGTACGAGTGGCCAGCCGAGAAGGAGAACGACACCGGGGTGGTGCAGCAGGTGGAGGTGTGTAAAGTCGAAG GCCCTGGGATCTCAGGTTACTCCCGTGACACGGAGAACGCAGGCCACTCTCTGGTGCAGTGTCTCCGACAAGCACAAGGTGTGATTCCCTCAAAGCAGCACCAGGAGACCCCCGTCTACCTCGGAGCAACTGCCGGCATGCGGCTCCTCAG CTTggagaataaaaatgcagctgacAAAGTCTTGTCATCAGTAGAGAAGACGCTACGGTCAGCTCCCTTCAACTTCCAGGGTGCCAGAATCATCAGTGGTCAGGAAGAAGGAGCCTATGGATGGATCACCATTAACTACCTGCTGGGTAATTTCAAGCAG tctggcTGGACAAAACTTCTACATTCCCTGAAATCCGTAAGTGAGACATCGGGAGCATTAGACCTTGGAGGAGCTTCAACACAGATTACTTTTGTACCAGATGAAAGCCCTTCTGAGTCCCCAGAGAACCTGCTGTATTTCCGCCTCTATGGCAAAGATTACCGAGTGTACACGCACAGCTTCCTCTGCTATGGGAAGGACCAGGCTCTGCAACAGAAACTGGCCAGGGATCTACAG agcacagagagcagcagcatccttgATCCATGCTTTCACCAAGGGTATCAGAGAACTATAAATATCAGTGACCTCTTCAAAAACCCTTGTACTTCAGTCGAGAAAAAGCCATTTCCTTTCAGCCAGCTGTACGTTGAAGGAGAGGGGAATTATGAAAAGTGTCGAAGAAGCATCCAGAATCTCTTTAACAAAACCAGCTGTCCTTACTCCAGCTGCTCCTTCAATGGGATATACCTACCTCCGTTGCAGGGGGACTTTGGG gctttttctgctttctactTTGTGATGAACTTTTTGAACCTGACAAACGAAAACCCCTTTGCCCTGGACAAAGTGGCCAGTGCTGTTCAGAGCTTCTGCGCCCGGCCTTGGCATGAG GTAAAGCAAGCATATCACCATATAAAAGAGAAGTACCTGAGTGAATATTGCTTCTCTGGGGCTTATATCCTCTCTCTGCTGGAAAATGGCTATGAATTCACTAAAGAGAACTGGCAAAGGATCCACTTCCTCGGAAAG ATTGGCAGCAGCGATGCAGGCTGGACCCTGGGCTACATGCTGAACCTGACCAACATGATCCCTGCGGAGGAGCCCGCTGCACCCCCTCTTTCCCATGGCAGCTACGTGGGGCTGATGGTGCTGTGCTCCCTCGTGCTGGTATCTGTGCTCGTGCTTGCCTGGCTTCTCTTCCACAAGCCCAAGTGCCTGCAGAAGGGGATTGTTTAG